The window aaaatgtctgtgaacacaggaAACAGCTGATCAGCTTCATGGTGGGAGACTTATATCTTATTTCATCATTTCGGGTTGCGTAAAATGTCTTGTTCCATTTTATTAAaccaaatacataaacaaacttTTAGGGGCTTAACCGATGATGCTACTGCAATTCTTCCAGCTGCTCCAACAAATGGTCTGCGTATCTGTGGATGTCCGAGATTCGCATGCGGTTCCTCTTAAGTTCTTTCTCTTCGATCTGTAATGACCCGTAAAGACAAAAAGCAGACGATATCAAGACTGAAATACAGGAGAGAGCTGCGTCATCCATAACGTCGGCTCTCTACCCCTTTGACGAGAGCAACCTTCCAGGCATCGGCGCGTGTCATCAGCTGAGTCTCTCGGTCATTGATCATCTGCAGGTGGTTGTCGTGGCTGGTGGCCAGTGCATCCATCACTGTGTCTTTGTCAACAagcatctacacacagacaacacaggtgTGAACAGCTGAGGACACTGACAATGGTAATCAACCATCTCCTGTTCAGGTTAATCTCCGTCATCTCATGTCAGGTTAATCTCTTATTATGCTGCTATATCTGCAATCATATACTTCATTACATAATGTTACACTGGCAGGCTGAGCGGGCAATGATATGCCATTGTTTTGAGTGGGTTTGGTCAGAGTTCAATTATCTCTGAGATTAAATAGAGCAGAACTGAGAGAGAAGTCCTCGACAACATTTAATTACAGTCTAAGTATTCTATCCTATATTTGGGATATATGCCAGTTTGGTGTAAAGGGGGATAACACTCACCATTTCATCACGATCCGGCACGGCCTTCTCCCGGTTGTCCTTAGCCACATCCTCCAGAGTTGATGCAATCACCCCTCGCACCTTCTCATGATAATTATCCTCCAGATCTCGACATTGTGCAAATGTACGACTGTGTTATGGAAAGTCTTCACTGAATTATCATTTTGCACCCACAATCTGTGTGACGATGACATCTCAACATGACTCAAAGAAGACTTTATTACATTCACATTGGATTGGGAGTACGTTGCTTCCCCAATATCTCAATAGCTTTACTCTGAGAACAGGAATGAACCGGTGTTAAGGGGAATGATTCAAAGCTCTTCAGAGGATGCACACTGAGAAAGGATATATCCCCTGAGCAGTTTCACTGAAGTTGCCAATCATGTCTGAGATGTTGATGTCCAACTTTTTGATGTTATCctgaaaaaacagaaagcttaATTATGagcacaaaaaaaggaacactGTTTGTAGATATCAGGGAATTTATTCAATCTGTAGCAAAGGAATTATTATAGATTCCATAACTAACATTTTATTACTGAGGTCTAAGAGAATTGAGAGGTGGCTTCAATTAAATGGCACGCTGCATGTTTTCTGAATATGCTTAGTAGCCAGATTGGAGATCATATATGTTTCACAAAGTGGAGAAggtgtacaaatacacacacacacacacacacacacacactcacacacactcacacacacacacacactcagacacacacacacacacacactcacacacacacactcacacacacacacactcacacacacacactcacacacactcagacacacacacacacacactcacacacatacacacacacacacacacactcacacacacacacagacacacagacacacacacacacacacacacagacacacacacacacacacacacacatacacgcagacacacactcagacacacacagacacacacacatacacacacagacacacacactcagacacacacacacacacactcagacacacacacacacactcacacacatacacgcagacacacactcagacacacacacacacactcagacacacacacacacacacacacactcacacacacacacacacacacacacacacacacacacacacacacacacacacacacacacacctccagctGGCTGATCAGCTGAAACTCCAGTGCCATGAGGCTGTTACAGAGTTGGTGGATTTCCTCTTTGCAGTGGTTGATGTTGACCTTCAGGAGATCCGGGTCAGATGACTGCTGCAGCTCCGCCTTCCTCTAGAAAGGTGTGAACACAATTAGACATGCTCATACTAATTGCTAAAAGCAGGTTAACCGAGTTGTCTAAATAAAGTACAGTGCAGGTCTTTTGAAGACGTTATGGTCCAAACGGCTCACCGCTTTGCGTCGCTGCTCAAAATCTGTGAATATGTGCGATGCTTTCTGCTGGTAGTGCGTCACAGCCTCATTCTGACCGCCGGAGAAGGAGTtcacttctgtctctctttgcttGTGTTCTGCCAAACCTGTTTCAAATAACTGCATACACAGCTCCACCATTTGGCACTCAAATGTAAGTGTAGTTAAGGAACATATTACGACTAATTCACCCGCATAGATTAGAAAGTAAAGACATCACAGGATATGTTTGAAGCATATGAGCCACTTGGGGCACACTGTGCAGAGCCTCTGGATCGTCTTTGAGCATGCTCTTAAACAGGTGGGAGCCGTTCAGGGACTCCACAAAGGCTTCCTGTGGGAAGAAGAACCAAACTCAGACAGTCTGTATATGATGATGAGCGCAGTGGGAAATAGTGATGGGGATTACCGTGTAGAGTTTGACTTCAGCTTCCTGGCTTTGCTTAACCTCCTCAGCTCGTtgcctctgcagctcctcacgTTTGATCTTGTCGAGGACATAGCCGTATTTTAGAGATGCTTCGTTCTTCTGTACATAGACACATGTGATTTGGTTATGCAGTATCAACTCTGAAAATTGTAAGTATGTTTGTTTTCAAAGAaaattatttagaaaaaaatgcataaaaggGAAAGACAGTAGATTGCAAACACATCAACGGTTCATGCTTACGGTCTTCTCGTCAAGTAATCTGTAGTCCAGGCACGACAATTTTGGAAAGTATGCCGCGATGGAAAGTTTGTAATCGTCTTCCTGAGAGACAGGATTCCCATAAAGGTTGACGGTGAACAGGTTCTTGAACGTCCTGAGATAGAGCAcctttgaaatgcattcagtttGTATTAGATCATGTCAACATTACATAATGGCATATTCTGAATatgcaaaacacaaatgttccttAATACTTGTAGTACAGCATGAAATGACTTTATTTATGCCAGATTTATGTCAGACTATGTGAAAGATATGTGAAATATTTAAGCCAGGAAATCTTGTTACGTTGTCCAACTGTCCAAGGAGGTTGTTTGCGATGAGGAAATGAGAGAGTTTCTCAAGTGTGTCCATGTTTTCAATGACAGAGATGCTGTTGTTTGACAAATTCAGCACTTCAAGCTTCCTCAGAGACCCCAGACCCTCAATTTTCTCGATTCTGTTGAATGACAGATCTGAAAGACACATTCAGAATGACTATACTTATTAATGGTGGTTTCTCTACATCTTTGCCAATACATGCACCATTATTGCTGAGCAGAATATACATAAGACGCTTTATCTTACTAAGccatgttaaattaatcagacgGTCCAGGCCCTCGATCTTCTCTATGAGGTTGTTGTTCAAATCCAGTCTGGCCAAAGATGTGAATTCCCATAAGTGGTCAATCATCAGGATGTCTGTgaacaaacaacatatttcatATACATAAACCCatacacattcatttttttaaatgcatcgcatttttattttccttctcaCTTCTGTAGTCCAGTCGTAGTTTAGGTATTTCATTGAAGTGGATTCCTTCCACCTTGACAACACGTCCAACCTGATCCTGAGCAGCTTGCTCCACTATCGCCTTCTGTAGCATCTCCTCATCCATCAAATTCTCCTTTTCCATCTAAATGAATTTCTATCTTATTTGATGATGctaaacaacaagaacaaacatTTGATGGTGCAACAGCTAAGATTATTTAAACGACATAATTTTaacagaatgaatgaatgagtttACCAGAGAAACATTAAATAACTAAAGTTACCTCCGACAAGCTAAAAAGTTGCAGTCGTTCCAGAACTCGACGTCATCCAGTTCCCTCTGGTGTTGACACACTGTTACATAGCAACCGGCTAACTTCAAGCTGCGTTCAAGTACCTGAATATAATATAAAcgtttaacttaaaaaaataatatgcatataataaaaacacaaattaaaataatagtCAATCATGATGACTCTAAGatgtggttgttttcttttggttaaACAATGTAGGCTTATATCCGGTCAGTATGTGTGTTCTAAATATTCAGAGGATGGGGAGGACATTTATACATAATTAGTACGGTCAAatacatgttcatatatataaaaagcttTGTTGAACATAGCTTCAGCTGCTAAATATGATGGGCATTGATGTCAACCAATTGCGTTAAACCCTCAATCGTATGGACCAATAGCATGTCTCTGTGGGCGGGGCTTCGCCGCACCTCTCCGGGCCTCAGCCTCTGTCCCTCCCGAGCGGATTGTTAGTGGTCGACATGGAGTTCTTACTTGGAAACCCGTACAGCACTCCCGTGGGCCAGGCCGTAGGTACGTGAGCCCCCGAGTCCTTTATGACAGCTGCGAGCGGAACGTGGCCAGACATTTGGTGTTTTACGACTCGGGTTTACGGTGCGACATCAGCGAGCTAGCGAGCACCATCGCAGCCTAACGGCAGCTTAGCTTCCGGCTAACTAATGTTCGCCATAAACGACCTCACGTCGTCCGCTGGAAGCTCGAGAGCACTCCGGCCTCTCACTCCCGGAGCCAGAGCACTCCGGCCTCTCACTCCGGGAGTGAGACGAcattcaatgacacgtgtgaaCCACTTCGGTGTCTTTGCTCTTTGTTTGTAAACCTGCTCGGAGATCAGCAGCAACCTCGGACCCACAACAGTCAtcaaggcgtgtgtgtgtgtgcatttatcgtgtgtgtgtgtgtgtgtatatatgtatgtgtatatatatatatatatgtatgtatgtgtatatatatatatgtatgtgtatgtgtatatatatgtgtgtgtgtatatatatatgtatatatatatatgtatgtatacatatatgtatatatatatatatgtatgtatacatatatgtgtatatatatatgtatatatatgtatgtatacatatatgtgtatatatatatatatatatatgtatgtatgtatacatatatgtgtatatatacatatatatatacacatatatgtatacatacatatatatgtatgtatacatatatgtatatatgtatgtatacatatatacatatatatatatatatgtatgtatacatatatgtatatatatatatatatgtatatatatatatatatatgtgtgtgtgtatatatatatatatatatgtatgtatgtgtgtgtgtatatatatgtatatatatatatgtatatatatatatatatatatatatatatatatatatgtgtatatatatatatatgtgtgtatatatatgtatatatgtgtatacatatatatatgtatacatatatatatatatatatatatatatatatatatatatatatacatatatgtgtgtgtatatatacacgtgtgtgtgtgtatatatacaggaaatatatatatatatatataggaaatatatatatatatatatatatatatatatatatatatttcctgtgAGATGTGTTTGGTCTGAGAAATGAGACCAAACACATCTCACAGGAAACTACAAATTGTCATCTGGGTGCAACCATtaagttttgttgttgttgacatatcagtttaattaaaatgtaataaggcTCATTGATGAGAAAGTGTTTTCTCCGCATAGCCTGAATATCACCTTCCTTTgtaacaacaacatatttaccTTATTCCTCATCTTTGGTTCTCACAGATTATTTCCCACCTGGACTCATATACCGTCTTTATTTGTAAACTATTTTGAATTGATTTCCAATGCCAGTGTTTACGCAGTTGTGCAAATGACCCAAGATATTTTAAGCAGCATTTCCTGTTTAATTAATGCTTCGTTAAGTTTTTAACTATGTTCAGTTACGTCCTTTCAAAATGGACATTAATTTGTGTTATTGGCGTTTAGCTTTCAGTGAATGCCGCACAGAAGCATTTGTTGGTTACTTATTTACTGCTCTTTTAAACATGAGGGTCCATGTAGATGACCTACTTTCCCATGTTGGTACCTAATCTGCTTTTCCGTTCCTAATGATAGGAAGTAGATAACCATGCGATGCTTTCATCGAGCTCCTTAGTGCAGACTGTTTTGGAGGAGGGACGTCTTTGGGAGTTGGAGGGCTTTGAACACCCCACAGGCCTGAGCCCACCGGTCCGCTGCTTTGTGCCCTCGACTGTGAGCGTCGTCTCAATCATTGAGTTTCTATAGAGGTCCTTCTAGGTCACGCCGTGGTTTGTAGGCGGCGCCACTTGGATTTCCCCATTTCACAGAGACGGCGATATGGCGAGCTCGATCTCTCCGGTTGAGTTGCTGCACTGCGCCGAGTAGCGTTGGTGTTGTACACCACATCGGCACCTGGAGCGTtcagagagagatggacaggACAGGGAGGGATGCATCGGGAGCAGCTTCAGAGAGCTCTTCAATGCCCTGAGTGACTGGAGGGGTTGGAGGTGGTGAATTCTTTTaatgttctcctcttccttGCAGGCCAGTGAGGGAGTGGTATTTGTGGTGTAAAAGTTAATTCACAGATTTCGACTGCTTGGTTGAAACTAAATACATTTCACTGCACCACGAGTGGAGATGATACAAGAACATTTTGGATGGGAATCTGATGAGCTTTGAAGGGCAGCCTATTTGGTAGTTTTCCGTGTCATCTTTTCCTACGTCTAGTATCCCTTTTACTATTTCTTTCCACCATTTGACTGGACAGAGTTCCTCTGAATGCTGGTTAATACTCTGCTAAGGAGTTATACACAACCAGAGTTTGAAGCCATTTTCAATATTTAGGCGACCGACCTTTGACTTTCTGAGGTGCTTAGTGGAGGAAAAAGTGGGAAAGGAAGAGTCAAATAAGGACGACCAAACGTGTTGAGGTGGGGCCAAGATGGGGGAAAGATTTGTGTCTTGGTTGGCAGCGGATGGCACAGCCTGCCACCATTAAAGCATGTGAGTGACTGGCTTCACTGGTCGATTCCCAGGACCGGGGGGGATGGACACACCAGGAATGAATGCACTCAGAGGGcatttaccttcattaacaatGCTCTCATTGTTAAGCATCGTTCCAGCTCATTTCACAAGGAGAGATTAGTTagttttgttcttctctctttcctcctctgccaCCTTGACCTGACAATCCATTAAGGAGATTACACGGGATATCCCAGTGGCAGTAGCTGCTTTAGTCCACCAGACCTGTGCACAAGACACAGCACGGTGTTTATCAATGCTGCTCATGTTTGAATtcacttttaataaaaataaatgattaatgggACTCgagttaaaacaaagaaaagatgcCTGTCTCTCGGTTGCCCAGTCTGTGACAAGTTGATTGGAGATGTGAGATGCATGAATAAGTCATGTCTGCTTGTCCAATGTTGAGCCTCCCACATGAAGGCACACGGCCCAGGGAGAGGCTCTTGTCCCGGGCATGACAGCCTGCGTAGGGCCTCCGGGCTTCAAGGAGAAAAGGTTCCTCCTGTCGGAGCTCAAGAATCCGCTAATGAGAATCTATTGAGCGTCAGTCACAGGAACCCGTTCACAGCTCACTCCGGTAAAAACACTTTTCTGTTTCACTGTGAAGTTCACCCCAGATGACAGGCGGCCCTGAAAAATCTCACCTTTCAGTGACATGATGGATGGATTCAGGGGACGgcggaggaaggaggagacggagcgAGGACCTCCGTGATGCCTGAGAGCCATTTCATCACGGAGGCTCCTCAGTCTGGATCACATTAGTGCCAGAATGCTAATAACTAGGGTGGAGTTTAACAGCCTCTGTGGCGTCGTCCTTTCAGCTGTGATTCACAGACACTTTGGTTCCTTTAGTCCAGTTGAAGCAACAATATTTTCATCCCAGCACTTCTAATAGATGAGATTCCAGTTGGGACCGTCCACATCTCATAAAGAATagctataaaaaaacaaagcatgtTCACCTGAATTTATAATAGCTATatatcttttttggggggggggggggtgttattatataattatttggATTATAATTTTAGGTAATTCttgacaaaaccacaacaaaataCATCTGAGCAAGACCTGAAAAAAGAGGGATATTTTCTGAAGGATTTATTTTCCAAAGTTGGAACAGTGGGCGTGTCAGTGAAAGGTGACGTCACGCACTGTGCACCAATCAGAATTCAGCAACACCTTTCTGATTGTTTGAtcgctgtcaatcaaatctgatcaaacCATATCCACACAGTgttaaagacaaaaaagagatcTCTAGAGATGTTTTTATGTTACTTTAATCGTTGATTATTTTGTTATACATtgataaatatacattttacagaCAAAAAGTAAACATGTTTGGCTGAAGAACGACATTAGAGAAAGAGACATTGCTCACACAGTTTTAACAGTTTTGACTGTCGCTGTTATGTAAACCGCTTTAATTAGTGCGCATCGACTTGAGCACAGACGACGTATTACAAC of the Cyclopterus lumpus isolate fCycLum1 chromosome 8, fCycLum1.pri, whole genome shotgun sequence genome contains:
- the drc3 gene encoding dynein regulatory complex subunit 3 isoform X3, with product MSGHVPLAAVIKDSGAHVPTAWPTGVLYGFPNILMIDHLWEFTSLARLDLNNNLIEKIEGLDRLINLTWLNLSFNRIEKIEGLGSLRKLEVLNLSNNSISVIENMDTLEKLSHFLIANNLLGQLDNVLYLRTFKNLFTVNLYGNPVSQEDDYKLSIAAYFPKLSCLDYRLLDEKTKNEASLKYGYVLDKIKREELQRQRAEEVKQSQEAEVKLYTEAFVESLNGSHLFKSMLKDDPEALHSVPQVAHMLQTFECQMVELCMQLFETGLAEHKQRETEVNSFSGGQNEAVTHYQQKASHIFTDFEQRRKARKAELQQSSDPDLLKVNINHCKEEIHQLCNSLMALEFQLISQLEDNIKKLDINISDMIGNFSETAQGIFAQCRDLEDNYHEKVRGVIASTLEDVAKDNREKAVPDRDEMMLVDKDTVMDALATSHDNHLQMINDRETQLMTRADAWKVALVKGIEEKELKRNRMRISDIHRYADHLLEQLEELQ
- the drc3 gene encoding dynein regulatory complex subunit 3 isoform X1 yields the protein MEKENLMDEEMLQKAIVEQAAQDQVGRVVKVEGIHFNEIPKLRLDYRNILMIDHLWEFTSLARLDLNNNLIEKIEGLDRLINLTWLNLSFNRIEKIEGLGSLRKLEVLNLSNNSISVIENMDTLEKLSHFLIANNLLGQLDNVLYLRTFKNLFTVNLYGNPVSQEDDYKLSIAAYFPKLSCLDYRLLDEKTKNEASLKYGYVLDKIKREELQRQRAEEVKQSQEAEVKLYTEAFVESLNGSHLFKSMLKDDPEALHSVPQVAHMLQTFECQMVELCMQLFETGLAEHKQRETEVNSFSGGQNEAVTHYQQKASHIFTDFEQRRKARKAELQQSSDPDLLKVNINHCKEEIHQLCNSLMALEFQLISQLEDNIKKLDINISDMIGNFSETAQGIFAQCRDLEDNYHEKVRGVIASTLEDVAKDNREKAVPDRDEMMLVDKDTVMDALATSHDNHLQMINDRETQLMTRADAWKVALVKGIEEKELKRNRMRISDIHRYADHLLEQLEELQ
- the drc3 gene encoding dynein regulatory complex subunit 3 isoform X2, whose translation is MEKENLMDEEMLQKAIVEQAAQDQVGRVVKVEGIHFNEIPKLRLDYRNILMIDHLWEFTSLARLDLNNNLIEKIEGLDRLINLTWLNLSFNRIEKIEGLGSLRKLEVLNLSNNSISVIENMDTLEKLSHFLIANNLLGQLDNVLYLRTFKNLFTVNLYGNPVSQEDDYKLSIAAYFPKLSCLDYRLLDEKTKNEASLKYGYVLDKIKREELQRQRAEEVKQSQEAEVKLYTEAFVESLNGSHLFKSMLKDDPEALHSVPQVAHMLQTFECQMVELCMQLFETGLAEHKQRETEVNSFSGGQNEAVTHYQQKASHIFTDFEQRRKARKAELQQSSDPDLLKVNINHCKEEIHQLCNSLMALEFQLISQLEDNIKKLDINISDMIGNFSETAQGIFAQCRDLEDNYHEKVRGVIASTLEDVAKDNREKAVPDRDEMMLVDKDTVMDALATSHDNHLQMINDRETQLMTRADAWKIEEKELKRNRMRISDIHRYADHLLEQLEELQ